In Lentimicrobiaceae bacterium, the DNA window ATAATATTCAGATTGAAATTTCACCTTTAAAAACCAATGTAGCACCGCCTGTTAAAAAAATATCGGTGTATCCTTTGTCGGAAATCTTAAAGCTAACCTGCAAACTTCCGCCTTTGGTGTTTACCGTTAGGTTGGTTTTATTTATATAGTTGTACGATGTCAGAGCGGTTGCTACCGCACCTGTTCCACACGAAAGAGTTTCGTCAAAAACGCCTTTTTCGTATGTTCTCACGTTTACTTGACTATTGTTGTCTATTTCGGCAATATTAATATTTGCACCCTTGCTTCCCATTGCAGGATTGTTGTGCATTGAAGAGCCGAATCCTTTTAAATCGAAGTCGTTTATATTTTCAATGTACTTTACAAAATGCTCGGTTCCGGTGTTCAACAAAAAACCATCTTCAACTTTTTTTTCTTTCAAAACATCGTTCATGCTTAATTTTACGACTGCCGTATTGGCATCATTTTCAATTATTTCGGCGAAGTGAGTTCCGTCGTCGGCAATAAATGTACATTTGTCTTTTATTACACCTAACTTTTGAGCAAAAGCCGCAATACATCTACCACCATTGCCACAAAACGTCGCTCTGCTTCCATCAGGATTATAAAATATCATACGAAAATCTGCATCTTTGCTATCTTCAAGTATTAATAAGCCATCAGAGCCTATGCCAAAATGTCGCTCGCATAAAGCATTTATTTGGTGCGAATTTAGTTGTAGCGAAATATTTCTGCCATCTACGATAATAAAATCATTTCCACAACCGTGATACTTATAAAAAACAATCTTATTCACTATTAGTCGGCTTAAATTATGTACAACAATTTAACAAAAATACATAATTTTTTTAAACAA includes these proteins:
- the dapF gene encoding diaminopimelate epimerase; translation: MNKIVFYKYHGCGNDFIIVDGRNISLQLNSHQINALCERHFGIGSDGLLILEDSKDADFRMIFYNPDGSRATFCGNGGRCIAAFAQKLGVIKDKCTFIADDGTHFAEIIENDANTAVVKLSMNDVLKEKKVEDGFLLNTGTEHFVKYIENINDFDLKGFGSSMHNNPAMGSKGANINIAEIDNNSQVNVRTYEKGVFDETLSCGTGAVATALTSYNYINKTNLTVNTKGGSLQVSFKISDKGYTDIFLTGGATLVFKGEISI